From Weissella confusa, a single genomic window includes:
- a CDS encoding adenine phosphoribosyltransferase: MLDLHDYVASIPNFPEEGVTFRDITPLLADGAAYAEATRQITEFAKERGVNVIVGPESRGFLVGAPVAHQMGIGLVPARKPGKLPREVISQSYKLEYGEATLELHKDAIKPGDKVLITDDLLATGGTIEATIKLVEALGGEVVGLAFLIELNALHGRDRLDGYELLALMNY, translated from the coding sequence ATGTTGGATTTGCATGATTACGTTGCCTCAATCCCTAACTTCCCAGAAGAAGGGGTTACGTTCCGCGACATTACGCCTTTGTTGGCTGATGGTGCCGCTTATGCGGAAGCAACGCGTCAAATTACTGAATTCGCTAAGGAGCGTGGTGTTAACGTTATTGTTGGCCCAGAATCACGCGGATTCTTGGTTGGGGCACCAGTTGCCCACCAAATGGGAATTGGATTGGTTCCAGCCCGTAAGCCAGGCAAGTTGCCTCGCGAAGTTATTAGCCAAAGCTACAAGCTAGAATATGGTGAAGCAACTTTGGAACTGCACAAGGACGCTATCAAGCCTGGTGATAAGGTTTTGATTACGGACGACTTGTTGGCCACTGGTGGTACGATTGAAGCCACGATTAAGTTGGTTGAAGCCCTTGGTGGTGAAGTCGTTGGTTTGGCTTTCTTGATTGAGCTTAACGCTTTGCACGGTCGTGATCGTCTTGACGGTTACGAGTTGTTGGCATTGATGAATTACTAA